The genomic interval GGCCGATGCCGCCGATCGGGTCGATCGCGCCGCCGAGCACGTGGTAGCGGCCCTTGAACTCGCGGATCCGCTCGATCGCGACGATGTCCTTGGACTCCTCGACCACGCAGATCACGGCCTCGGTGCGGCGCGGGTCCGAGCAGATACGGCAGGTCTCCGAGGCCGACACGTTCCCGCAGATCTCGCAGAAGCGCACGGTCTCCTTGACGGTCACGAGCACCTCGGCGAGACGGCGCACGGACGCCTCGTCCGCATCGAGCAGATGGAACGCGATGCGCTGAGCCGACTTGGGGCCGATGCCCGGCAGCTTGCCGAGCTCGTCGATGAGGTCCTGGACGATGCCTTCGTACACGGCTGCCACTCTAGGCGAGAGGGCCGACATCCCCGCCTGTCGGCGCCCGCTGTTCGCGGCGAGCGCGACGGGAGGGGTCGAGGCACGGCGCGCCGTCCGACGGCCGGACCGCCGACGTGACGCACCCTGCGCGGGTCGCCACCCGCGCGCAGCTCAGCGGCCTCCGGCCTCAGTGGGTCTCGTCGATGACCTCCAGGACCGTGCCGCCGAGCATCTGCTCGACGATCTCCTGCGGGCGGCGCGAGGTGTACTGGGCGTCCTCGTCGTCACGGGAGGCGCCGCCGGTCGGATCCTCGGGTGCCGGCTCGACGTCCCCCGGTCGGACCGCACGGCTGCCCGAGCGGTTCGTCGGCCCGGCGGCGCGCGAGGCGAGCGCCGCCTCCCGCACGAGCGCGGCGCCGCTGCGGCTCGCCGAGCGCGGTCCGCTGTCGGGACGTGCGGACGGGGCGGGCGCGGTGCCGCGGGCCGCGGCCGACGACGTAGAGGAGGGACGTGTTCCGGACGCCGAGTCCGCCGGCGCCGGCGACACGGGGCCGGACGGTGCGGGGCCGGCCTGCGCACGGTCGGAGGACGCACGGTCCGAGGATGCGCGGTCGGGGGACACGGAGCCGGGCGGGGCATCGCGGCTCTCCCACCCCTCCCCTGTCGCCGCGGAGCTCGTCGTCGGGGCCTCCGCGGTGGTCGCCTGGGGAGCGGTGGCGCCCGTGCGGGGCTCGGTGCGCACGGGACGACCGGTCTCGAGGGCGCGGCGCAGCGCCTCCTGGCCGTGCGTGCGCGGGGTGTCGTCCGGCAGGGAGTCCCGAGAGTCGTCGGGAATGACGATCGGGGTGAGGTCCGGGGCGCCCACCGGGGCGGGCTCGGCGGGCCGCTCCCGATCCGCGCTCACGCCGGCCGCAGACCCGGGGTCGTCCGTCGACGGGCCGGCGGCGCCACCGCTCCGGGCGGGGCCGCGCAGGTCAGCGTGCTCCTCGGGGTCGGCTGACGCCTCGGGTGCCTGGCCGCGAGCGTCCGGCCGTCGGGAAGTAGCTTTCTGACCACCGTCTGCGGGGGCGCGACCGCCGGTCGCCGTGGGCCGGGCCTCGCGAGCAGCGGGGGCGGACCTGTCCGCCGGCGCCGAGAAGCCGTCACGAGCCGGCGCGGCCGACGACCAGTCCCCCGACATGCCCGGATCGGCGGCGTGAGCCTCGTAGGGGTCCGGCGGATACGGGTCGTCGGGCTCGGGCGGGAGATCGTCGTCGGCCGGGAAGCCGGGGCCGCCCGCCGCCATGCCTCGTGGCGAGGTTGCCGCGGAGCGGTGCTCGCCGGCGGTTCCTCCGCGCCGCTCTGCCGGGGCGCCCGCACCGGAGCCGCCGCCTCGCGACTGCTGGCCGCGGCCGTCTGTGCCGGTCGCGCCGCTCGCCGGCCGGCCAGGAGCGTCACCTCGCGGCGTGCTCGGGCCTGCGCCCTGCGGGGCGCGACCATCGCGGCCGCCAGGACCGCCGCCCGGGCGGCCCCCGCCACCGCGGCCGTCGGGTCCCTGCGGGCCGCCGCCGGCCTCGGGGTTCTCCCCGACCACCGCCTCGACCATCACCTCGCGTCGCATGACCCGGCGCACGGCGTCGGCGACATTGCCCGCGCCGGTGCCGCGGTGGAACGCGGCGAGCAGCCCGTCGGTCGCGAAGCCGAGCACGAGAGTCGAGTCCTGGGCGGCATGCACGTGGGCGTTCTGCGAGACGAGCGCCCAGGTGGGACGGCGGATCTGCTGCAGCTCGTCGAGGATCGCCGACCAGTGGCCACGGACCTCGTCGGCGTCGAGGCCGCCCTCGCCGCCTGGCGCGGCGGCGCCGGAACCGCCGTCCGCCTGTTCGTCGGAGTGCGGGAGCACGCCGCCGTGCAACGGCGCGGCGCGATCGACCATCTGCTCGCCCGCGCCCGACTGCGCGGCGCCGGGACCCTGCACACGACCGTCGTCGCGGGACGCCTCCGGCCCGGCACCGCGCCCGTCCGCGGACGCAGGCTCCTGGGGGGCGGCGCGGCCGCCGATGGGCGCCACGGGCCCCCAGTCGTCGTCCGTCGAGAGAGCCGCCGCGGGGGCGTCCTGCCGACCCGTGTTCGGCGCGGAGCGGGGCCCCGAGGGACGCGGCGCCCCCTGCGTGCTGGGGCTGCGATCGCCCGCCTCGCTCCGAGGATCTGCCGCCTGGGGTCGAGTGCTCGAGGCGGCCTGGTCTCCCGGGGCCTCCGGACGCTGTGCGGGGTGGGGCCGGCCGCCGGTCTCTGTCGAGACCGGGGTGCCGCTGCGCACGTCGCCGGCGCGCTCGCCGTCACGGGCGCGCCGTGCCGCCTCGGCCTGCTCCTGTGCGATCTGGCGGGCACGATCGCGTCCGCTCGCCTGGCCACCCGCGGCGGGGCGCCCGGCCGGTGCGCCCTGCCCGCGCGGCGGAGCGTCGGGCGCGCCGACCGGCGCCGCCTGCGCACGCTCGTCACGCAGCACGAGGCGCGCCGCGAGCAGCTCGAGGTGGACGCGCGGGGAGGTGGCCCCCGACATGGTCGAGAGCGTCTCGTGCACGAGGTCGCCGCAGCGGGACAGGTCCGCCGTCTCGAAGCCCTCGATCTGGTCACGCATGCGGGCGAGCTCGTCGGCCGGATGCTGGGGCAGCAGGTCCTCGCCGCGCTCGGGCACGGCGGACAGCACGATCAGGTCGCGCAGCCGCTCGAGGAGGTCCTCGACGAAGCGCCGCGGCTCCTGGCCCGAGGCGATCACCTGCTCGACGGCGCCGTACATGCCCGCGGCGTCGCGTCGCGCGATCGCGTCGACGGCGGTGTCGAGCAGGGCGGTGTCGGTGAAGCCGAGCAGCGCGATCGCGGTCGCGTGGTCGATCCCGTCGTCGCCGGCACCGGCCATGAGCTGGTCGAGCACGGAGAGGGTGTCGCGCGCCGAGCCGCCGCCGGCGCGCACCACGAGCGGCAGCACGCCGTCGCCGACGCGCACGTCCTCGGCCGCGCAGATCTGCTCGAGGTAGGGGGTGAGGACCTGCGGCGGGATCAGGCGGAACGGGTAGTGGTGGGTGCGCGAGCGGATGGTGCCGATCACCTTGTCGGGCTCGGTCGTCGCGAACACGAACTTCACGTGCTCGGGCGGCTCCTCGACGAGCTTGAGCAGGGCGTTGAAGCCGGCCGACGTGACCATGTGGGCCTCGTCGATGATGAACACCTTGAAGCGGTCCCGCGCCGGGGCGAAGGTGGCGCGCTCCCGCAGCTCGCGCGCGTCGTCGACGCCGCCGTGGCTCGCGGCGTCGATCTCCACGACGTCGAGGCTGCCAGGGCCGCCGCGGGCGAGGTCACGGCACGAGTCGCACTCGCCGCACGGCGCGTCGGTCGGCCCCTCGGCGCAGTTCAGGCAGCGCGCGAGGATGCGCGCGCTCGTGGTCTTGCCGCAGCCGCGGGGGCCGGAGAAGAGGTAGGCGTGGCCGATGCGCCCGTGGCGCAGGGCGCGCATGAGCGGCACCGTGACGTGATCCTGGCCGATGACATCGGCGAAGGTCTCAGGGCGATAGCGACGGTACAGAGCGGTGGCCACCCCCACAGGCTAGTGGAGGGCACCGACGTCCGAGACGGCCGTGCACAGCGCCCGCAGCGAACCCGGAGGCCGCGCGGACAGGTGGGGCGGTTGGACTGGTCGAGGGCAGGCCGGCGGCCGGGCAGGTCGGGGGCAGAACCCGCGGGCAGGCCGCGCGGGGCAGGCCAGGTGGCCACGCGGGGCAGGCCGCGCAGGCAGGCCGGGTGGCCACGTGGGGCAGGCCGCGCGGGCCGGCCGGGTGTCCAGTGGTGCGAGAGGGAGCAGGCGCGACCCTGGAGCCATCCATCCTGGTCGTCCCGACATGTCCGCTGGCGGACCCTCGCACGCCGGCCACGGTCCGCGAGCAGGCACCCAGCCCCGCTATCGGTCGTCCGGCACACCACGCCACGGACTCCCGCCCCCACCCGGGCCAGCCGGCCGCTCAGCGTCGCAGGACGTGGCGCAGGGCGCCCTCGAGCTCCGGGTAGGCGGCCTCGAATCCGCTGTCGCGCAGCGTCGCGTCCGACACGCGCTGGTCGGCGCGCACCAGCTCGCGCGCTCCTTCTCGGCCGAGCAGCAGGGCGGGCCCGGCGGCCGGCACGGGCACGACGGCGGGACGGTGCAGCACGCGGCCGAGCGTCGAGGCGAGCTCCCGCGCGGTCGCCGGATGCGGGGCGACGGCGTTGACGGGCCCCGCGAGATCCGCCGTGAGCAGGGCGTGCGCGTACGAGCGCACCATGTCGTCGAGCGTGATCCAGCTGCTCACGGCGTCGGGCGGGGCCAGACGGCCGCCGAGACCGAGCAGGAACAGCGGCAGCTGGGGCAGGAGCGCTCCCCCGCCGTCGGACAGCACGATCCCGGTGCGCAGATGCACGGTCCGCACGCCCGCCTCGGCGGCACGCCGGGTCGAGGACTCCCAGGCCCGGCACACCTGCGCGAGCACGTCGTCGCCGCCCAGGTCGCCCTCCGTGAGCAGCTCCCCGGGCCGCTGCGCCCCGTAGTACCCGATCGCGCTCGCCTGGACCAGGACGCGCGGCCCGTCGGACATGCCCGCGATGGTGCGGGAGATGAGCTCGGAGCTCGAGACGCGGGAGGACAGGATCTCCTGCTTCGCCTCAGGCGTCATGCGGGTGGCGATCGAGCGGCCGGCGAGGTTCACGACGGCGTCGACGCCCTCGAGGTCCGCCGGGTCGAGCACGCCGCGCTGCGGGTCCCACGAGATCTCTCCCTCGCCCGCCTCGCGTCCGCGCACCATGCGTCGCACGCGGTGCCCGCCCGTCTCGAGGAGGGCGGCGAGCTGGGTGCCGATGAGACCCGAGGCCCCCGCGATCGCGACCGTGAGCCGTGGCGCGTCGGCGTAGCGGGCATGGAGGTCGAGGTCGTCCCGCAGCTGCTCGGTGCGGAAGGTCAGGGTGCGGCGCACCTGGTCGGCGAGGGCGGCATCGGCCACGCGGCCACCGCCCGGAGCCTCGGCCTCGATCGTGTCCCGGACCGTGGTGCCGGATCCGTCGCCGCGCAGCTCGTGCACGTGATGCCACAGGCGGAACGGCCCGGTCACCTGCCGGTCCTCGAAGCGCAGGGCGTCGTCGTGCTCGGCGAGCGCCGCGTGTCGCAGCGTCCAGCGGGGCCGCCCGGTCGGCAGCATGCCCGGGCCGAGGTGCACGCTGACGCGACGGCCGACGTCGAGTCCCCCCTCGGCGGGCCGGTCGATCGTGGCGAGGCCGGGCGGGGTGAGCCGCACGAGGGCGCCGGGACGGCGATGCCACGCGGCGACGTCGGCGAACGGGTGGTCCAGGTGGTCGGTGGACTCGATGCGCATGGCATGCCTCCGGGGCTGACGCGGGATCGTGGCTCCACGCTACCGGGGCCCGCGCCGTAGGAGGAACGGCCGGCCGGTCGGTCGGGTGCGCCGACACAGAGGTGACGCTGAGAGCCGCACCCCTCCGATTCTCGAGGGCTGCGGCTCTCAGCGTCACATGTGTGCGCCGCCCGGCCCCGTAAGCCGCTCGGGCGGGGACGTCAGCGCACCGCGGGAGCAGCCGCGTCAGCGCGTCGCGTCGACCTCCTCCTCGGAGCGCCCGTCGCGCTGGGCGCGCTTCTCGGCGCGCTCGATCCAGAAGTCCGCGTTCTCGATGCCGAGCTTCCGCGGATCGAACTGCGGGTCGAGCCCGGCCTTCTTCTGCTGCCGGTAGTCCTTGAGCGCCTTGAGCGCCGGGAACTGCAGCACGAGGATCGCCAGGATGTTGAGCCAGGCCATCGCGCCCACGCCGATGTCGCCCAGCCCCCACGCGGTGCCGGTGCTCGTGGACAGGCCGCCCACGAGCACGGCCACCATGATGAGCACGCGCAGCACCCACACCAGGGCGCGTCGCGCCGTGTGGTTCGGGACCCAGCGCATGAGGTAGGTCAGGTTGGTCTCGGCCATGTAGTAGTACGCGATGATCGTCGTGAACGCGAAGAACAGCAGCGCGAACGCGATGAATGAGGCGCCGACGCCCGGGAGCATCGTGTCGAAGCCGGCCTGGGCGAAGCCCGGGCCCACCTTGACCGAGTCGGCCAGGCCGCCGGGGCCCTCGGTGAGGATCTGCGAGGGGTCCTCGACGGCATCGGAGTAGACGCGGTACATGCCGGTGGACAGGATCATGAACGCGGTCGCGGAGCAGACGAACAGGGTGTCGACGTACACCGCGAAGGCCTGCACGAAGCCCTGCTTGGCGGGATGGGACACCTCGGCGGCGGCGGCCGAGTGGGGGCCCGTGCCCTGGCCGGCCTCGTTCGAGTAGAGGCCGCGCTTGACGCCCCACTGCACGGCGAGGCCCCAGATCGCGCCGTACACGGCGTTCATGCCGAAGGCCGAGGAGAAGATCTCGCTGAAGACGGGCACGATCTGGTCGGCGTTGACGACCATGAGGGCGATCGCCGCGATGATGTAGATGATCGCCATGGCGGGCACGACGAGCGACGCGAAGTTCGCGATGGTCTTGACGCCGCCGATGATGATGACCGCGAGCACGACGAGCACGACCACGGTGGGCACCCACAGCGGCAGACCCCACGCGCCTTCCATCGAGGTGGAGATGCCGTTGGCCTGCACGCCCGGCAGGAAGAAGCTCAGGGCGATCACGGACACGATCGCGAAGATGATCGCGTAGACCTGGGAGAAGCCCCGGCCGCGCGTGTGCCTGTAGGCCTTCTCGATGTAGAAGGCGGGGCCGCCGCGGTACTCGCCCGTGTCGCGGTCGCGCTCCTTGAAGATCTGGCCGAGCGTGCACTCGATGTACGACGTGGCCGATCCGAGGAACGCCATCATCCACATCCAGAACACGGCACCGGGGCCGCCGAAGGCGATGGCCGTGGCCACGCCCGCGATGTTGCCGGTGCCGACGCGGCCGGCGAGCGAGATCATGAGCGACTGGAACGAGGAGATGCCGGAGGCGGACTTCTCGCCGCGGACGATCTGCCGCAGCATGTCGGGAATGTTCCTGATCTGCAGCAGGCCCGTGCGGATCGTGAAGTAGAGGCCTGCGGCGAGGCACAGGACGATGAACGGGGTGCCCTGGATGTTTCCGGACAGCCACCCGATGAGGTCGGTCATCTGCGGACTCCTCGTGGTCGGGGAAACGGGACCTGCATCAAGGGGGAAGCAGGCGTACGGCGTCCGGGCGGTGGCAGAGCACGCCGATGCCGGTGGGCACGGGCGGGTCCGCGAGGCGGTCGCCGCTCGGATAGGCACCGAGTGTGGCGGACATCTCCCCGTCGGGAGAGCAGTTTTCCGTGCCGGAGCCGACTTCGTTGTCGATCCGTGACCTTGGCCGGCGCCCCCGCGGGGCGGAGATCGCGCACCTCGCGGAGCATCGCGGGCCGCTCGCGGAACATCGCGGGGCGTCCGCGCCGGTCGACCTTGCGCACGTGCCCGGGCGGGTCGCGGCCGACGGCTCTGCCTGCGTCCGGGCATGGAAGGACCCCTCGCGCACCTGCCAGAGCCCGCCTGCCCTTGCTGCCGTCAAGCCCTGGGGGAGTTCAGCGAGGTGACACCGCACGAGGGGTCGCGGACGAGTCTAGCCAATGCCCCGGGGCGGTGCGAACCCG from Brachybacterium huguangmaarense carries:
- a CDS encoding TIGR01777 family oxidoreductase gives rise to the protein MRIESTDHLDHPFADVAAWHRRPGALVRLTPPGLATIDRPAEGGLDVGRRVSVHLGPGMLPTGRPRWTLRHAALAEHDDALRFEDRQVTGPFRLWHHVHELRGDGSGTTVRDTIEAEAPGGGRVADAALADQVRRTLTFRTEQLRDDLDLHARYADAPRLTVAIAGASGLIGTQLAALLETGGHRVRRMVRGREAGEGEISWDPQRGVLDPADLEGVDAVVNLAGRSIATRMTPEAKQEILSSRVSSSELISRTIAGMSDGPRVLVQASAIGYYGAQRPGELLTEGDLGGDDVLAQVCRAWESSTRRAAEAGVRTVHLRTGIVLSDGGGALLPQLPLFLLGLGGRLAPPDAVSSWITLDDMVRSYAHALLTADLAGPVNAVAPHPATARELASTLGRVLHRPAVVPVPAAGPALLLGREGARELVRADQRVSDATLRDSGFEAAYPELEGALRHVLRR
- a CDS encoding alanine/glycine:cation symporter family protein; amino-acid sequence: MTDLIGWLSGNIQGTPFIVLCLAAGLYFTIRTGLLQIRNIPDMLRQIVRGEKSASGISSFQSLMISLAGRVGTGNIAGVATAIAFGGPGAVFWMWMMAFLGSATSYIECTLGQIFKERDRDTGEYRGGPAFYIEKAYRHTRGRGFSQVYAIIFAIVSVIALSFFLPGVQANGISTSMEGAWGLPLWVPTVVVLVVLAVIIIGGVKTIANFASLVVPAMAIIYIIAAIALMVVNADQIVPVFSEIFSSAFGMNAVYGAIWGLAVQWGVKRGLYSNEAGQGTGPHSAAAAEVSHPAKQGFVQAFAVYVDTLFVCSATAFMILSTGMYRVYSDAVEDPSQILTEGPGGLADSVKVGPGFAQAGFDTMLPGVGASFIAFALLFFAFTTIIAYYYMAETNLTYLMRWVPNHTARRALVWVLRVLIMVAVLVGGLSTSTGTAWGLGDIGVGAMAWLNILAILVLQFPALKALKDYRQQKKAGLDPQFDPRKLGIENADFWIERAEKRAQRDGRSEEEVDATR
- the recR gene encoding recombination mediator RecR, with the translated sequence MYEGIVQDLIDELGKLPGIGPKSAQRIAFHLLDADEASVRRLAEVLVTVKETVRFCEICGNVSASETCRICSDPRRTEAVICVVEESKDIVAIERIREFKGRYHVLGGAIDPIGGIGPNDLRIKELMARLGSGETQEIILALDPNIEGEATASYLSRLLQPMDITVTRLASGLPVGGDLDYADEMTLGRAFTGRQTV
- a CDS encoding DNA polymerase III subunit gamma and tau, which produces MATALYRRYRPETFADVIGQDHVTVPLMRALRHGRIGHAYLFSGPRGCGKTTSARILARCLNCAEGPTDAPCGECDSCRDLARGGPGSLDVVEIDAASHGGVDDARELRERATFAPARDRFKVFIIDEAHMVTSAGFNALLKLVEEPPEHVKFVFATTEPDKVIGTIRSRTHHYPFRLIPPQVLTPYLEQICAAEDVRVGDGVLPLVVRAGGGSARDTLSVLDQLMAGAGDDGIDHATAIALLGFTDTALLDTAVDAIARRDAAGMYGAVEQVIASGQEPRRFVEDLLERLRDLIVLSAVPERGEDLLPQHPADELARMRDQIEGFETADLSRCGDLVHETLSTMSGATSPRVHLELLAARLVLRDERAQAAPVGAPDAPPRGQGAPAGRPAAGGQASGRDRARQIAQEQAEAARRARDGERAGDVRSGTPVSTETGGRPHPAQRPEAPGDQAASSTRPQAADPRSEAGDRSPSTQGAPRPSGPRSAPNTGRQDAPAAALSTDDDWGPVAPIGGRAAPQEPASADGRGAGPEASRDDGRVQGPGAAQSGAGEQMVDRAAPLHGGVLPHSDEQADGGSGAAAPGGEGGLDADEVRGHWSAILDELQQIRRPTWALVSQNAHVHAAQDSTLVLGFATDGLLAAFHRGTGAGNVADAVRRVMRREVMVEAVVGENPEAGGGPQGPDGRGGGGRPGGGPGGRDGRAPQGAGPSTPRGDAPGRPASGATGTDGRGQQSRGGGSGAGAPAERRGGTAGEHRSAATSPRGMAAGGPGFPADDDLPPEPDDPYPPDPYEAHAADPGMSGDWSSAAPARDGFSAPADRSAPAAREARPTATGGRAPADGGQKATSRRPDARGQAPEASADPEEHADLRGPARSGGAAGPSTDDPGSAAGVSADRERPAEPAPVGAPDLTPIVIPDDSRDSLPDDTPRTHGQEALRRALETGRPVRTEPRTGATAPQATTAEAPTTSSAATGEGWESRDAPPGSVSPDRASSDRASSDRAQAGPAPSGPVSPAPADSASGTRPSSTSSAAARGTAPAPSARPDSGPRSASRSGAALVREAALASRAAGPTNRSGSRAVRPGDVEPAPEDPTGGASRDDEDAQYTSRRPQEIVEQMLGGTVLEVIDETH